One genomic segment of Nitrososphaera sp. includes these proteins:
- the purK gene encoding 5-(carboxyamino)imidazole ribonucleotide synthase yields the protein MPALEEKIDSFSLNRKVRIGIIGGGQLGKMIAAEAKRMAIHVVIIDPSPDCPASGVADEQIVADFKNDEAIRELGRKVDFITFEIELANSKALHELEASGFPVRPRPAALLTIQNKLRQKNFLRQNNIPVTDFAPVKSSEELRQLCDQFGYPLMMKAAEDSYDGRGNFLIRSARQIPDAIDYFGEKECFVEKFVKFRKELSIMVARNPAGQIECFPLAHNIHENSILDTTLAPAGVPPPVARKADLIARRTMAAFGSAGIFGVEMFWSYAGEILVNEVAPRPHNSGHYANEACSVSQFEQHLRCVLNLPLAKPKLLSPAAMVNILGPEGVDGSYSVTGLQKSLAVPQTSLYIYGKSTSRPRRKLGHITALGKTVREASTRASNARAALKIIGIQEAG from the coding sequence TTGCCTGCTCTTGAAGAAAAGATAGACAGCTTTTCATTGAACCGCAAGGTCCGCATCGGGATCATTGGAGGCGGGCAGCTCGGTAAAATGATAGCAGCCGAGGCCAAGCGGATGGCAATTCACGTTGTTATCATTGACCCCTCTCCCGACTGCCCTGCCTCTGGCGTTGCCGACGAGCAAATTGTAGCTGACTTTAAGAACGATGAGGCTATTAGAGAGCTTGGAAGAAAAGTCGATTTTATAACCTTCGAAATCGAACTGGCAAATTCTAAAGCGCTTCATGAACTTGAAGCCAGCGGCTTCCCGGTTAGACCCCGTCCTGCAGCACTTTTGACCATCCAGAACAAGCTGAGGCAAAAGAACTTTTTGCGTCAAAACAATATTCCCGTGACTGATTTTGCCCCTGTCAAGTCCTCGGAAGAGTTGAGACAGCTATGCGATCAATTCGGGTACCCGCTAATGATGAAGGCTGCCGAAGACTCGTACGACGGTAGGGGAAACTTTCTCATTCGATCTGCGCGCCAGATTCCAGATGCGATTGATTATTTTGGAGAAAAGGAGTGCTTTGTGGAAAAGTTCGTCAAGTTCCGAAAGGAGCTTTCGATAATGGTGGCACGGAATCCTGCTGGCCAGATAGAATGTTTTCCACTTGCTCACAACATCCACGAGAACAGCATACTTGATACTACGTTAGCCCCTGCGGGCGTGCCGCCGCCTGTCGCACGGAAGGCAGACCTCATTGCCAGAAGGACTATGGCCGCCTTTGGAAGTGCAGGTATTTTCGGCGTGGAAATGTTTTGGTCATATGCGGGTGAGATCCTCGTAAACGAAGTCGCTCCGCGTCCTCACAATTCCGGCCACTATGCTAACGAGGCCTGTTCTGTATCTCAGTTCGAGCAGCACCTCCGCTGCGTCCTGAACCTGCCACTGGCAAAGCCAAAGCTCCTCTCGCCGGCGGCCATGGTAAATATTTTGGGGCCAGAGGGTGTCGACGGGTCATATTCTGTCACAGGACTGCAAAAATCGCTAGCCGTACCACAAACTTCGCTTTATATCTACGGCAAGAGCACCTCGAGGCCCCGGCGCAAGTTAGGCCATATCACGGCCCTGGGCAAAACAGTACGGGAGGCCAGCACTCGAGCAAGCAACGCCCGTGCAGCTCTGAAAATAATTGGTATTCAGGAGGCCGGATAA
- the purC gene encoding phosphoribosylaminoimidazolesuccinocarboxamide synthase: MKLLHQGKVKDVYAAEDGNLLFHFTDRISAFDVRFPTPVPRKGEVLCRFAEYWFTTLYAPNHMIRVVDRDKMLVRPLKMIGLECVVRGYFYGSLAERFNSGLPTPLSAKTRPELASRLDHPIFDPTTKSEEHDRPVTTQEAIEIASITHKQYDYLSETSVRLYQEMSDRASAAGYIMSDVKFEFGFDAAGDIVLADSLGPDEFRLWKASDYSPGKIQDSYDKQILRDWLVETGFKRQVDMLAAEGKKPTAPAIPQNILQKLSERYIAAYESVTGRDL, translated from the coding sequence TTGAAGCTGCTGCATCAGGGCAAGGTGAAGGACGTTTACGCTGCAGAAGACGGCAACCTCCTTTTCCATTTCACGGACAGAATTTCTGCCTTTGACGTGAGGTTTCCAACGCCCGTTCCTCGCAAGGGCGAGGTGCTGTGCAGGTTTGCCGAGTACTGGTTCACGACCCTCTATGCTCCAAATCACATGATACGAGTCGTCGATCGGGATAAAATGCTGGTAAGGCCGCTCAAAATGATTGGCTTGGAATGCGTGGTGAGAGGTTACTTCTATGGCAGCCTTGCGGAGAGGTTCAATTCCGGTCTGCCCACGCCGTTAAGTGCAAAAACAAGGCCAGAGCTGGCCTCGCGGCTGGATCACCCTATATTTGACCCCACGACCAAATCTGAGGAGCACGACCGGCCCGTCACCACTCAAGAGGCTATCGAAATCGCCTCGATTACGCATAAACAATACGACTATCTGTCAGAGACCTCCGTCAGACTATACCAAGAGATGTCTGACCGCGCCTCCGCGGCGGGCTATATAATGTCGGATGTCAAGTTTGAATTCGGTTTTGATGCGGCCGGCGACATTGTCCTTGCTGATTCCCTAGGACCAGACGAATTCAGGCTCTGGAAGGCGAGCGATTATTCTCCAGGCAAGATCCAGGACAGCTACGACAAGCAAATCCTAAGGGATTGGTTAGTAGAAACCGGCTTCAAGAGGCAAGTAGACATGCTCGCGGCAGAAGGGAAGAAGCCAACGGCCCCCGCGATACCTCAGAACATATTACAAAAGCTTAGCGAGCGATATATCGCTGCCTACGAGTCGGTAACGGGTCGAGATCTGTAG
- a CDS encoding winged helix-turn-helix domain-containing protein, with amino-acid sequence MANSIFTKGVTKKKLIVLNEKTALALSDPVRAKILLALTHRPMNAEEIAAALKPLGMDKATSTIRHHLDVLKGCNLVEVSRIDEVRGAVTKYYSPRAKLMEEQTSDDIELNAKLVDETCRKLAKLMAAAVKNLGLTETKEGLPACSLCSSSHARELSLITLLNYCTLRVLEDETFQKALAVPAAAPRDARPSRSKGS; translated from the coding sequence TTGGCAAACAGCATTTTTACAAAGGGCGTTACAAAGAAAAAATTGATTGTACTTAACGAAAAAACTGCCCTGGCACTCTCCGATCCTGTTCGCGCGAAAATCCTTCTTGCTCTGACCCACAGACCCATGAATGCGGAGGAAATTGCCGCCGCGCTGAAGCCCTTAGGAATGGACAAAGCGACAAGCACAATCAGACATCACTTGGATGTGCTCAAGGGCTGCAATCTGGTAGAGGTCTCGCGAATTGACGAAGTACGCGGCGCTGTGACAAAATACTACTCTCCTCGCGCAAAGCTGATGGAGGAACAGACCTCGGACGATATTGAGCTAAATGCAAAGCTGGTTGATGAAACCTGCAGAAAACTCGCAAAGCTAATGGCAGCAGCTGTCAAAAACTTGGGATTAACCGAAACCAAAGAAGGGCTGCCAGCCTGTTCGCTTTGCAGCTCGAGCCATGCAAGGGAGCTGTCGTTGATCACCCTGCTCAACTATTGCACTCTCAGAGTGCTGGAGGACGAAACCTTCCAGAAGGCATTGGCCGTGCCCGCCGCCGCGCCAAGAGACGCGCGGCCTTCCCGGTCAAAAGGATCCTAA
- a CDS encoding DUF371 domain-containing protein produces MVEDEVVFFGHPNVRCFHARTIEITKHEHLSLRGDCIAGVRANKACSDLSDQLKNRLRRDESFVKLELVVENEVWLVGGKGHRELSLEHTADIVTRTSSFICPRTLCIACDSGSASIPRRLVQKLQSTQTRGLLRIIVE; encoded by the coding sequence TTGGTAGAAGATGAGGTCGTCTTTTTTGGTCATCCAAATGTCCGCTGCTTTCATGCAAGGACGATTGAAATAACAAAGCATGAACACCTTAGCCTGCGCGGCGACTGCATTGCGGGTGTGCGCGCAAACAAGGCATGTTCGGATTTAAGTGATCAACTCAAAAACCGCCTGAGGCGGGACGAATCATTCGTGAAATTAGAATTGGTTGTGGAAAACGAGGTTTGGCTTGTGGGGGGTAAGGGACACAGGGAGCTTTCATTGGAGCACACTGCAGACATAGTCACTCGGACAAGCAGCTTCATCTGTCCACGAACCCTCTGCATCGCATGCGACAGCGGGTCCGCTAGCATTCCAAGGAGGCTTGTTCAGAAGCTACAGAGCACTCAGACGCGGGGCCTACTCCGAATTATAGTTGAATAG
- the psmA gene encoding archaeal proteasome endopeptidase complex subunit alpha gives MLPAAAGYDRAITVFSPDGRLYQVEYAIETVRRGTLAIGIKSRDGVILAVEEKARKLQISNVTQKIFQVDDHIGVAAAGYIPDARTQVDHARFFAQSNRLIYDEPVDVEGVAKNLADMAQQFTQYAGVRPFGVALILAGVDKNGSELFLTDPSGTYIGYDAVAIGAGSDQVTDFLEKSYKADIPMEDAATLAIESIYLVSEEKSGTRHLKMAIIDENTRAMRKVEDQEIEKYATKAKENATKRGA, from the coding sequence TTGTTACCAGCAGCAGCGGGCTATGACCGAGCAATTACTGTATTCTCCCCTGACGGCAGGCTTTACCAGGTTGAATATGCAATCGAAACTGTCCGAAGGGGAACTCTTGCCATTGGAATTAAGAGCAGGGACGGTGTGATTCTTGCAGTTGAAGAGAAGGCAAGGAAGTTGCAGATTTCTAATGTCACCCAGAAGATTTTCCAAGTAGATGATCACATAGGCGTCGCAGCTGCTGGATACATCCCTGACGCTAGGACTCAGGTAGACCACGCCAGATTTTTTGCCCAGAGCAACCGTTTGATCTATGACGAGCCGGTCGACGTTGAGGGCGTGGCAAAGAACCTCGCAGATATGGCACAACAGTTCACGCAATATGCAGGTGTGAGGCCGTTTGGTGTTGCATTAATCTTGGCAGGGGTAGACAAGAACGGTTCTGAGCTCTTCTTGACTGATCCGAGTGGCACTTACATAGGATACGATGCCGTTGCCATCGGAGCCGGCAGTGATCAGGTGACCGATTTCCTTGAAAAGTCATACAAGGCAGACATTCCAATGGAAGACGCGGCAACTCTGGCGATTGAGTCGATTTACCTTGTCAGCGAGGAGAAGAGTGGTACTCGTCATCTAAAGATGGCCATAATCGACGAAAATACACGAGCCATGCGCAAGGTCGAGGATCAGGAAATCGAAAAGTACGCCACAAAGGCAAAAGAGAACGCTACAAAGCGCGGTGCCTGA
- a CDS encoding TlpA family protein disulfide reductase translates to MAVKIGAPCPNLQVSKWVQGKPTNIDSEKGNVVLVEVFQVNCPGCFLYGIPEAIDIYKKHKDRGLTVIGMATAFEDYDKNTIENLEKLVATGEVIGETYKALAQYGQLKGESKLPYSIPFPLAMDKLVKESAQISEGKVMDFIEANVPDFRTLTERERQVLMKRVREYLSRKEFSAKTFEDFMLRGTPSSILVDRKGILRHTAFGSNGMLEQSVEALLSE, encoded by the coding sequence TTGGCTGTCAAGATAGGTGCACCCTGTCCGAATCTCCAGGTCTCCAAGTGGGTCCAAGGAAAACCCACCAATATTGACTCGGAAAAAGGAAATGTGGTGTTGGTGGAGGTTTTCCAGGTTAACTGTCCTGGCTGTTTTCTTTATGGGATTCCCGAAGCCATCGATATTTACAAGAAGCACAAGGACAGAGGTCTGACAGTGATAGGCATGGCAACAGCGTTTGAGGACTATGACAAGAATACCATTGAGAATTTGGAAAAGCTCGTGGCTACTGGCGAGGTCATCGGGGAGACGTATAAGGCACTTGCACAATATGGCCAGCTCAAAGGTGAGTCAAAGCTCCCCTACTCGATCCCGTTTCCTTTGGCAATGGACAAACTGGTGAAGGAATCGGCACAAATTTCAGAGGGCAAGGTAATGGATTTTATCGAGGCGAACGTCCCAGATTTTCGGACGCTCACCGAAAGGGAGCGCCAGGTCCTTATGAAGCGCGTCCGCGAATACCTTTCGAGAAAGGAATTCTCCGCAAAGACATTTGAGGACTTTATGCTTCGGGGAACACCGTCATCAATTCTGGTCGATCGCAAAGGAATTCTGAGGCATACGGCATTTGGCTCAAACGGCATGCTGGAACAGTCTGTCGAAGCATTGCTTAGCGAGTAG
- a CDS encoding RNA methyltransferase, whose translation MHRLSVALPDSALSDEQTKREKTVKIGQFARSCSIFRVNRIYIYHDSLSRFDASDAKLMSTVLRYLDTPQYLRKRLFPRISELEYAGILHPIKAPHHKPAQTLKEIRRGDVRSGVLVEEKGTLFVDVGLGTLLPFKGQGRDGQKVDVVFVSEYPRLNVRQAQSHEIKDYWGFDVQEQPSLTSLLSAERTSLVLLTSRKGPFYTKLLTQIEQRLREIESVLLVFGSPKYGIQEILARENLRGADRARTTDDHITVNMFPNQATETIRLEEAVLGTLAILNLSINRATFAEKFV comes from the coding sequence TTGCATCGATTATCTGTTGCACTGCCTGACTCGGCGCTTTCCGACGAGCAGACAAAGCGAGAAAAGACGGTGAAAATCGGCCAGTTCGCTCGCTCTTGCTCTATATTCAGGGTAAATAGGATATACATTTACCACGACTCACTCTCAAGGTTCGACGCCTCTGATGCTAAGTTGATGTCGACTGTGCTGAGGTACTTGGACACTCCGCAATATCTCCGGAAGCGGCTCTTTCCGCGGATTAGTGAGCTTGAATATGCCGGCATCCTGCACCCAATTAAGGCACCCCATCACAAACCCGCTCAGACACTAAAGGAAATCCGGCGGGGAGACGTAAGATCAGGAGTGCTGGTCGAGGAAAAAGGGACTCTCTTTGTCGATGTCGGCCTTGGGACCCTATTGCCTTTCAAAGGTCAAGGACGCGACGGCCAGAAGGTGGACGTAGTCTTCGTTTCTGAATACCCCCGGCTTAACGTGAGACAGGCGCAATCCCACGAGATAAAAGATTATTGGGGGTTTGATGTCCAAGAGCAACCCTCGTTAACTTCGCTTCTATCGGCAGAACGAACTTCTCTAGTTTTGCTTACATCGCGCAAAGGGCCTTTCTATACAAAGTTGCTTACCCAGATTGAACAACGTCTGCGAGAAATTGAGAGCGTTTTGCTGGTATTTGGATCGCCGAAATACGGCATCCAGGAAATACTCGCCCGGGAGAATTTGCGCGGGGCAGATCGAGCTCGAACAACTGACGATCATATCACAGTCAACATGTTTCCCAACCAAGCGACAGAAACTATCCGGCTCGAGGAAGCAGTTCTTGGCACGCTAGCTATTCTGAATCTATCAATAAACCGTGCGACTTTCGCAGAAAAATTCGTATAG